A segment of the uncultured Desulfobulbus sp. genome:
CTTCGAAGATATCAACCAGGTCTGATTTGAGGCGCATCAACAGGGGTTGACATTCAGGATCTCCAAAGCGGCAGTTGAACTCCAGGACGTTGATGCGATCGCCATCGATCATGAGCCCTGCATAGAGCATTCCTCTATAGGGGCGTCCTTCCGCCGCCATGCCTTGAATCGTGGGCAGCATCACCTCTTGCATGACACGCTGATGCAGTGAATCGTTCATGACCGGTGCAGGGGAGTAGGCCCCCATGCCACCGGTATTGGGCCCTTTGTCTCCCTCAAAGATCGCTTTATGATCCTGGGAGGTAGGCAGCGGCAACACAGTTTTGCCATCGGTGAAGGCGATAAACGAGGCTTCTTCTCCAAGGAGGAACTCTTCGACAACAACCTTACTGCCGGCCTGACCAAAGGCCTTGTCCTTCATGATTAGGTCAATCGCCTCTTCGGCTTCCTCACGAGTCTGGGCAATGATAACCCCTTTACCAGCTGCCAGACCATCAGCTTTGATTACGCAGGGAAGCCCTATGGATTTAACAAATTTTTTAGCGGCTCCCCGTTTATTGAAGGTGCCATACTTGGCAGAAGGAATATTGTATTTAGCAAGAAAATCTTTGGTAAAGACCTTGCTTCCTTCCAAGATAGCGCCTTTGGAGTCTGGTCCGAAGATGGCAAGTCCTTCACTTTCAAAAGTATCGACAATGCCTTGGGTAAGCGGGTCCTCTGGGCCAACCACGGTCAGATCGATTTCTTTCTCCTGGGCAAAGGCCAGCAGACTGGGAACGTCTCCAGCTGCAATATCGACACATTCGGCGATGGATTTAATCCCGGCGTTGCCTGGGGCGCAATAAACTGCGTCCACTTTGTTAGATTGTTTCAGTTTCCACACTAATGCGTGTTCACGTCCACCGCTGCCGATAACCAATACTTTCATTCAATCTCCTCCGACCATTTGTAAGTGGGCCATTACTCTTTGGGTTCTGCTTCCTTTTAATAAAAAATATCAAAGCTCGTCCATAAAAATGTAATCGAATTCAGCGACTTCATCTTTGATAACTTCGATACTTAACTGCCATTTATCTTGACATGCCTATTTATAAACTGGTACTGTGCGGAATGAGGACTCATTCATTTTTTGCAGCATTTGCCTGTTTAAACATAATAAATGAAATCACCAGATAAGCATCGTAAAATCATACGTGCTGCCACCAAAGTGTTCGCGAAAAAAGGCTTTTTCAATGCTCGAATCTCCGACATTGCCAAAGAAGCCAAGGTGGCGGATGGAACGATATACCTCTATTTCAATAACAAAGCTGACATTCTGCTCTCTGTTTTTGAACAGGAAATCGGTAAGCTTATTGATCAGGTCGCGGGACTGTTGGAAAAAGAAACAGACCCGCAGGAAAAACTGCGCATCTTCATTACCAACCATTTAGAGGAAATGAAGAAGAACAGATACCTGGCCGAGGTTATACATATCGAACTCAGACAAACCAGCAAACTGATTCGCGAGTACCGTAAAAACACGTTTAATGAGTATCTCGCAATCATTGCACAAATTATAAAAGAAGGCCAAGAAAATGGTGCTTTTCGCCCGGAGCTTCATCCGCATGTTATTCGGCAGATGATTTTTGGCTCCCTGGACGAGATTTCCCGTTGCTGGCACGTGGGAAGCGATTGCTCGTTTTCGACAGACGAGATGAGTTGTCAGATGACCACACTCTTTCAAAGCGGCTTGCTCGCCCCTCATTCGCCCTAATCCTTCCACTCTATCCGCGATATCCCTGCAGGATGTATCAAAAAACGAAAGGACACTCCGTGGTGTGTCCTTTCGTTTTACTGCGTCTTTTTACTGGATTTTACCTGACTCGATATCCATCACTTCAAATTCACGCATTCCTCCGGGGGTTTTGGTGAGAACTTCGTCACCAACCTCTTTCCCTAGAAGCGCACGCCCAAGCGGTGAGAGCACTGAAATAGATCCTTTTTTGACATCTGCTTCTTCAGGTCCAAGAAGCTGGTAAGTGACCTCTGATTCGCTTGCCAGGTCCATCAAAGTGACAACGGTTCCAAAGACAGCGCGATCCGTAGAAACTTTGGAGCAATCGATTACTTCCGCTCGACTCAATTTATCTTTGAGCTCAAGAATTCTTCCTTCGGTCAGACTCTGCCGTTCTTTGGCGGCATGGTACTCGGCGTTTTCGCTGAGATCTCCATGCGCACGCGCA
Coding sequences within it:
- the purD gene encoding phosphoribosylamine--glycine ligase produces the protein MKVLVIGSGGREHALVWKLKQSNKVDAVYCAPGNAGIKSIAECVDIAAGDVPSLLAFAQEKEIDLTVVGPEDPLTQGIVDTFESEGLAIFGPDSKGAILEGSKVFTKDFLAKYNIPSAKYGTFNKRGAAKKFVKSIGLPCVIKADGLAAGKGVIIAQTREEAEEAIDLIMKDKAFGQAGSKVVVEEFLLGEEASFIAFTDGKTVLPLPTSQDHKAIFEGDKGPNTGGMGAYSPAPVMNDSLHQRVMQEVMLPTIQGMAAEGRPYRGMLYAGLMIDGDRINVLEFNCRFGDPECQPLLMRLKSDLVDIFEACINGTLDQITLDIDPRPTVCVVMASGGYPGKYTTGAPIAGLIKASKIDNVEVFHAGTAMQGRQVATAGGRVLGVTAIGDDIQQALAQAYEAVSVISWQGCYYRRDIGHRALARLNGTSSSPQVGIVMGSDSDLPVMQAAADFLKGKGVGYEMLITSAHRTPEHAANYAATARERGLKIIIAGAGMAAHLAGVMAAHTTVPVIGVPLDASSLNGLDALLSTVQMPPGIPVATMGIGKAGAKNAAVLAVRILALADDSLQQKLVEHADEMAQQVAAKNKALQG
- the greA gene encoding transcription elongation factor GreA, producing the protein MVERIPMSLAGNRQLREELERLERVERPEIVKAIEVARAHGDLSENAEYHAAKERQSLTEGRILELKDKLSRAEVIDCSKVSTDRAVFGTVVTLMDLASESEVTYQLLGPEEADVKKGSISVLSPLGRALLGKEVGDEVLTKTPGGMREFEVMDIESGKIQ
- a CDS encoding TetR/AcrR family transcriptional regulator, whose translation is MKSPDKHRKIIRAATKVFAKKGFFNARISDIAKEAKVADGTIYLYFNNKADILLSVFEQEIGKLIDQVAGLLEKETDPQEKLRIFITNHLEEMKKNRYLAEVIHIELRQTSKLIREYRKNTFNEYLAIIAQIIKEGQENGAFRPELHPHVIRQMIFGSLDEISRCWHVGSDCSFSTDEMSCQMTTLFQSGLLAPHSP